One Bifidobacterium crudilactis genomic region harbors:
- a CDS encoding type II toxin-antitoxin system HicB family antitoxin: MSELTRRYSYRIQWSDEDDEFVATVAELPSLSWLADNEIDALRGIHTVVDEALETLSEDGEDAPQPFADRHYSGKFTLRLPPQAHRKLAVEAAEQGVSINRYAAMKLESA; encoded by the coding sequence ATGAGTGAACTGACACGACGGTATTCATACCGTATACAGTGGTCGGATGAAGACGATGAATTCGTGGCTACGGTGGCTGAACTTCCATCCTTGTCATGGCTTGCGGACAACGAGATCGACGCTTTGCGCGGGATTCACACGGTGGTCGATGAAGCGCTTGAAACACTTTCCGAGGATGGGGAAGATGCACCTCAGCCGTTTGCGGACCGGCATTATTCAGGCAAGTTCACGCTTCGCCTTCCCCCACAGGCACACCGCAAGCTTGCGGTTGAGGCAGCTGAGCAGGGAGTGTCCATCAACCGCTATGCAGCCATGAAACTCGAATCCGCATAG
- a CDS encoding AAA domain-containing protein: protein MAETKDNAGRCEQQRILDFWFMVEMFSPQQTPRLDRRNGVVNLIDEEEPWGNSAAPVRKRIEKQRQSMSKSPSAIFQHRVHLGMYSIADVYREVEKVYPPDPDSYEERNDTECTMAFLIIDDTGKYVPDSFVLSTAAWAVGQLSHSPAGVPLYKKGFDAAEASLAETVERMLVRTPSVHGDDSISQVNGVRKAMDADVEDNTYGERAQQEPIRAEELRSLLTRIAHSLGISDTLSPKGVRVDTVSVSTKSTDVEPQFLNSFYLKDLASLAPIVPSLSQRSAIRRYLMPNDCAAKIPRVDVHGGLDEVYRGTRPESIPLGRWPAKETQPLVLSQQFAVNSILDSLSGNPGIVGVNGPPGTGKTTMLRDLMADLIVRRAIKLMTLEKPAQAFASKPLISKFQDHRYVAYPLRPEFSGFEIVLASANNGAVENVSMEIPRLDAIDEQWHELAGDVDYFQDLGSAILNTDDRGQKAWGLLSARLGNKGNCSKFAERFYWQKAGREDGVPSGMYEALKKVDQSTIESWADAKSRFSKALQASKFEQQARQRLFDATAEIKSLTGELSKMRRESAAVEAAIAEAKHEVDDCQFSCDHWCVELNLANDQRRLHQAQRPGLWTTILSFGKDLRRWNERDQKLASVMDQAEDQQREAHANQYGLEMRERDLKKEYRRIRGRICSQSERKKALEQICVEAQGWLGDSFPKSEWWSASARKSRECGNLWTDKTWNHARSALFLEALRLQKSFILHNAGTMRKNLGTAVGVMKGVRVDDQVAYAAWQSFFLTVPVVSTTFASFARLFSGVGHQQLGWLLIDEAGQASPQQAAGAIYRAKHAVVVGDPNQLEPITSMPFKAEQAIRQGFELDEQWLVSKQSAQRLADRATEWGTYLPDPVSGENSWVGLPLVVHRRCDDPMFSICNEIAYNDTMVMGTSEEASKRFRESHPRLPPSKWIHVPSTMSSGNWVPAETEQLCKILDCLRDKLAFDMSDVLVICPFRDVARQVNRLVQQSYKGLKAGTIHTAQGKEASIVILVLGGDPGKPGAKNWASKSANLLNVAVSRAKRRLYVIGDQEKWKECRFFGILSTELSKNNKNSVA from the coding sequence GTGGCGGAAACAAAGGATAATGCTGGTAGATGCGAGCAGCAGCGGATACTTGACTTCTGGTTCATGGTAGAAATGTTCTCACCGCAGCAAACACCTCGTCTTGATCGCAGAAATGGGGTGGTGAACCTCATTGATGAGGAAGAGCCGTGGGGCAATAGTGCTGCTCCTGTGAGAAAACGGATAGAGAAGCAGCGGCAAAGCATGAGTAAGTCTCCTTCAGCCATCTTTCAACACAGAGTTCACTTGGGTATGTATTCGATAGCGGACGTATATCGAGAAGTCGAGAAGGTATATCCCCCTGATCCGGACTCGTATGAGGAACGAAACGATACCGAATGCACGATGGCCTTTTTGATAATTGACGATACAGGTAAATATGTGCCTGATTCCTTCGTACTATCTACTGCTGCTTGGGCAGTTGGACAGTTATCGCATTCGCCAGCCGGAGTTCCCCTGTATAAGAAGGGTTTTGATGCGGCAGAGGCTTCTTTGGCTGAAACCGTGGAGCGAATGTTGGTACGGACGCCATCCGTTCACGGAGACGATTCAATATCTCAGGTTAACGGTGTCAGGAAGGCTATGGACGCCGATGTTGAGGACAATACATACGGGGAGAGGGCACAACAAGAACCGATCCGCGCAGAAGAATTACGTTCGCTTCTAACGCGCATCGCGCATTCCCTTGGCATCTCGGATACCTTGTCTCCTAAGGGTGTGAGAGTTGATACTGTTTCAGTGTCGACCAAATCGACTGACGTGGAACCGCAATTTCTCAATAGCTTTTACCTTAAGGATCTGGCATCACTGGCCCCAATCGTGCCGAGTCTCTCGCAGAGATCCGCGATTAGGCGTTACTTGATGCCAAACGATTGTGCTGCAAAGATACCGAGAGTCGATGTCCACGGTGGGCTCGACGAGGTTTACCGTGGAACACGTCCTGAGAGCATTCCCTTAGGTCGGTGGCCTGCCAAGGAAACGCAGCCGCTGGTGTTGAGTCAGCAGTTTGCCGTCAACTCCATTCTGGACTCACTCTCGGGGAATCCGGGGATTGTGGGAGTCAATGGGCCGCCAGGTACGGGGAAAACCACCATGTTGCGTGATTTGATGGCAGATTTGATTGTTCGTCGGGCAATTAAATTGATGACGTTGGAAAAGCCAGCGCAAGCCTTCGCTAGCAAGCCACTGATCAGTAAGTTCCAAGATCATCGCTATGTTGCATACCCTTTACGCCCAGAGTTCTCAGGCTTCGAGATCGTACTTGCTTCTGCCAATAATGGTGCAGTTGAGAACGTATCCATGGAAATTCCCCGTCTTGATGCCATTGATGAGCAGTGGCATGAATTAGCTGGGGATGTGGATTATTTCCAGGATTTGGGTTCGGCAATTCTGAATACAGACGATAGAGGGCAGAAGGCTTGGGGCTTGCTTTCGGCGCGACTTGGGAACAAAGGGAATTGCAGCAAGTTCGCTGAGCGCTTCTACTGGCAGAAAGCGGGTCGGGAAGATGGCGTTCCAAGTGGTATGTATGAGGCGTTGAAAAAGGTTGATCAGTCGACTATTGAGTCGTGGGCGGATGCCAAGAGTCGATTCTCAAAAGCGCTGCAAGCCAGCAAGTTTGAGCAGCAAGCTCGCCAGAGACTGTTCGACGCCACTGCAGAGATTAAGTCGTTGACTGGCGAATTATCGAAAATGCGCCGAGAATCTGCCGCTGTCGAGGCTGCCATAGCAGAGGCAAAGCATGAGGTCGATGACTGCCAGTTCAGTTGTGACCATTGGTGTGTCGAACTCAACCTGGCCAATGATCAGAGGCGACTTCACCAAGCACAGCGTCCTGGACTGTGGACCACCATCCTCAGCTTCGGTAAGGATCTTCGCAGATGGAACGAACGCGATCAGAAGCTCGCGAGCGTAATGGATCAAGCGGAAGATCAACAACGTGAAGCTCATGCAAATCAATATGGTTTGGAAATGCGTGAGCGTGATCTTAAGAAGGAGTATCGGCGAATTCGTGGGAGGATATGTTCGCAAAGCGAAAGAAAAAAAGCTTTGGAGCAAATCTGTGTTGAAGCCCAGGGTTGGCTTGGCGATAGTTTTCCCAAGTCAGAATGGTGGTCAGCCTCAGCGCGGAAAAGCAGGGAGTGTGGGAATCTTTGGACGGACAAGACTTGGAATCATGCTCGCAGTGCTCTATTCCTAGAAGCTCTTCGACTGCAAAAGTCTTTCATACTTCATAATGCGGGTACTATGCGGAAGAATCTGGGTACCGCGGTCGGTGTTATGAAAGGTGTGCGTGTTGATGACCAGGTCGCATATGCGGCGTGGCAGTCCTTCTTCTTGACGGTACCTGTCGTATCAACCACTTTCGCCTCATTCGCAAGACTATTCTCCGGAGTTGGACACCAGCAACTAGGTTGGCTTTTGATAGACGAGGCTGGACAAGCCTCACCGCAGCAAGCAGCTGGAGCTATATACCGGGCAAAGCATGCTGTCGTGGTGGGTGACCCGAATCAACTTGAGCCAATAACTTCCATGCCTTTCAAGGCAGAGCAGGCGATTCGTCAAGGATTCGAGTTGGATGAACAGTGGTTGGTTTCTAAACAGTCTGCGCAGAGGCTCGCTGATCGAGCCACAGAGTGGGGAACCTATCTTCCCGATCCGGTGAGTGGTGAGAACTCATGGGTAGGACTACCACTGGTCGTCCATCGGAGGTGCGACGACCCCATGTTCTCAATATGCAACGAGATTGCTTACAACGATACGATGGTTATGGGGACTTCAGAAGAAGCGAGCAAACGATTCCGTGAAAGTCATCCGAGGCTTCCTCCTTCTAAGTGGATTCATGTGCCATCCACCATGTCGAGTGGAAACTGGGTGCCCGCTGAGACAGAGCAACTATGCAAAATTCTCGACTGCCTCAGAGACAAACTGGCCTTTGATATGTCAGATGTGCTCGTAATCTGCCCGTTTCGAGATGTGGCGCGACAAGTAAACAGATTGGTGCAACAGAGCTACAAAGGTCTCAAGGCAGGAACGATACACACTGCCCAAGGGAAGGAAGCGAGCATCGTGATTCTTGTTTTGGGAGGTGATCCGGGGAAGCCGGGGGCAAAAAATTGGGCATCGAAGTCGGCCAACCTTCTCAATGTTGCTGTGAGCAGAGCAAAACGACGGTTATACGTGATTGGAGATCAGGAGAAATGGAAGGAGTGTCGCTTCTTCGGTATCTTGAGTACGGAACTCTCGAAGAACAACAAAAACTCCGTTGCGTGA
- a CDS encoding GIY-YIG nuclease family protein — MAARGKSINMFLMDGIPTGRIKVTLANWTGITYLIPRTELDRCRNLDVLTQSGVYLLFGTDEQIDEDLVYIGQAGVRKNGEGLRDRLMEHKRNPEESYWTEAVVFTTSNNSFGPTEISYLENRFCNIAKEANRYIVRNANEPSPGHITEEKESELEDFLDYAKIAIGTLGHKVFEPLIQTASTAPLPEGSATETDAHFVIQRSGANANGVLTSEGFVVLAESIVRKELSPSASDSIRISREINKENIDDSGKVIKNILFRTPSGASAFVLGSPTNGRIEWKTADGKTLKNVETNADTSL, encoded by the coding sequence ATGGCTGCTCGTGGCAAAAGCATAAATATGTTTCTCATGGACGGGATCCCAACCGGCCGCATCAAGGTGACACTCGCCAACTGGACTGGTATCACTTATCTTATCCCTCGTACGGAACTCGACAGATGCAGGAATTTGGATGTCCTCACACAAAGTGGCGTCTATCTTCTGTTTGGCACGGACGAGCAAATCGATGAGGACTTGGTGTACATCGGCCAAGCTGGAGTGCGAAAAAATGGAGAAGGTCTACGTGACCGTCTCATGGAACACAAAAGAAATCCTGAGGAAAGCTACTGGACAGAGGCCGTGGTTTTCACTACCTCAAACAACTCATTTGGCCCCACGGAAATCAGTTATTTAGAAAACCGTTTCTGCAATATCGCCAAGGAAGCTAATCGGTATATCGTGAGGAACGCGAACGAACCGTCTCCAGGCCATATCACCGAGGAAAAGGAAAGCGAACTAGAGGATTTTTTGGACTACGCGAAAATCGCTATCGGCACGCTTGGGCACAAAGTTTTCGAACCACTGATTCAAACTGCTTCCACGGCACCTTTACCCGAAGGTTCAGCAACAGAGACCGACGCACACTTTGTTATCCAAAGGAGCGGCGCCAATGCTAACGGCGTACTGACCAGTGAAGGTTTCGTTGTGCTTGCCGAAAGCATCGTCCGTAAGGAGCTATCTCCCAGCGCATCGGATTCGATAAGGATTTCTCGGGAAATCAATAAGGAGAACATCGACGATAGCGGCAAAGTCATTAAGAATATTCTCTTCAGAACACCTTCAGGCGCCTCGGCATTCGTGCTAGGCTCTCCGACGAACGGTCGTATTGAGTGGAAAACAGCTGATGGGAAAACACTGAAAAATGTGGAGACGAATGCGGATACATCACTCTAG
- the rpiA gene encoding ribose-5-phosphate isomerase RpiA — MDKAQQDALKKAAGIEAAKLIEPGMIAGLGTGSTVRFFVDELGRRVQEEGLEFTGVTTSVRTKEQAEGYGIKIVDVDDVDRIDVTVDGADEVDKDFNGIKGGGAALLWEKIVATNSSKIVWIVDESKVVDTIGAFPLPVEVIPFGAGHVVKLFESKGYKPVLRLDAQGQPVRTDEKNYVVDLHLERIEHPEELAQDLINTVGVVEHGLFLNMVNTVIVGDPNGPRILTNSNK; from the coding sequence ATGGATAAGGCACAACAGGACGCATTGAAGAAGGCGGCGGGCATCGAGGCCGCGAAGCTTATCGAGCCGGGCATGATTGCAGGATTGGGCACTGGCTCGACCGTGCGCTTCTTCGTTGATGAGCTTGGCCGCAGAGTTCAGGAAGAAGGACTGGAATTCACCGGCGTGACCACATCCGTACGCACCAAGGAACAGGCCGAAGGCTACGGAATCAAGATTGTCGATGTGGACGATGTCGACCGCATTGATGTCACGGTTGACGGAGCCGACGAGGTGGACAAGGATTTCAACGGCATCAAGGGCGGTGGCGCCGCACTGCTCTGGGAGAAAATCGTCGCCACCAATTCCTCGAAGATCGTGTGGATTGTGGATGAATCCAAGGTCGTCGACACCATCGGCGCTTTCCCGCTCCCCGTCGAGGTCATACCCTTCGGTGCCGGACATGTGGTCAAACTCTTCGAATCCAAGGGATACAAGCCCGTGCTGCGTCTGGACGCTCAGGGCCAGCCCGTGCGCACGGATGAGAAGAACTACGTGGTCGACCTGCATCTGGAGCGCATCGAGCATCCCGAAGAGCTTGCACAGGATCTCATCAACACCGTCGGCGTCGTCGAGCATGGATTGTTCCTCAACATGGTGAATACGGTTATCGTAGGCGACCCGAACGGGCCTCGTATTCTCACCAATTCGAACAAGTGA
- a CDS encoding ribonuclease H family protein — MGEPVKHTNTDTVETPNGSRRAHSDSPLVVSTDGSALGNPNGPMGWGWVDHRGGRHDAGGASNGTNQIGELCAVLQALRAHPGPQDLIIESDSQYAINCSTKWVHGWKKNGWKNAKKQSVKNAPLIKAIDAELSGRSGSVKFKWVKGHAGNEFNEKVDDLAHGYATHIGEGKESGYLPIEGWQSLLESPYATRADIPDDVKLILAGKAPHSASDAVSHSTVVADDLSAENTVGSGDDAPMQNGLSEQSTLPTSSDTETQTSPHSEATPSESAPRDDHDDAPLPHVNAPVTQSHPETEASGLGKHSAPNPEQTTVSSENRRKPRLHASGRIRLTPPPSSNGRYADASLHVSGTLHVDTRIDNDGYVDLEDAVFTMDWFSANGQQNA, encoded by the coding sequence ATGGGAGAACCCGTCAAGCACACCAACACGGACACTGTAGAGACCCCCAACGGGTCGCGAAGGGCCCATTCGGATTCCCCCCTGGTCGTCTCCACGGATGGCAGCGCCCTGGGGAACCCGAATGGGCCAATGGGCTGGGGCTGGGTCGACCATCGCGGCGGACGTCATGACGCCGGAGGCGCCAGCAACGGCACGAATCAGATTGGTGAACTCTGTGCCGTCCTGCAGGCGTTGAGGGCGCATCCGGGACCGCAGGATCTCATCATCGAAAGCGACTCGCAATATGCAATCAACTGCTCGACCAAATGGGTTCACGGCTGGAAGAAGAACGGCTGGAAGAACGCCAAAAAGCAAAGCGTGAAGAACGCTCCGCTGATAAAGGCAATCGACGCCGAACTCTCGGGACGTTCAGGCTCAGTGAAGTTCAAGTGGGTCAAGGGCCATGCAGGCAACGAATTCAACGAAAAGGTCGATGACCTTGCGCATGGGTACGCCACGCATATCGGCGAAGGCAAAGAGTCCGGATATCTGCCGATTGAGGGTTGGCAATCGCTGTTGGAATCGCCCTACGCGACCCGCGCCGACATCCCGGATGATGTCAAACTCATTCTGGCGGGCAAAGCCCCGCATAGTGCTTCCGATGCCGTCAGCCACTCCACCGTCGTCGCAGACGACCTTTCTGCAGAGAATACGGTCGGCTCCGGAGACGACGCTCCCATGCAGAACGGCCTTTCCGAACAATCGACGCTGCCGACGTCTTCGGATACCGAGACACAGACGAGTCCGCACTCCGAAGCGACACCTTCTGAGTCCGCACCCCGTGACGACCATGACGACGCACCCCTTCCCCATGTGAACGCTCCTGTCACGCAGAGTCACCCTGAGACAGAGGCATCGGGACTTGGTAAGCATTCAGCTCCGAACCCTGAGCAGACCACAGTATCTTCGGAGAACCGCCGTAAGCCACGCTTACACGCTTCAGGGCGCATCCGCCTCACCCCTCCCCCGTCCTCGAACGGCCGATATGCGGATGCCTCTCTTCATGTTTCAGGAACCCTGCACGTCGACACTCGGATTGACAACGATGGGTACGTCGATCTGGAGGACGCCGTATTCACCATGGACTGGTTCAGCGCAAACGGGCAGCAAAACGCATAG
- a CDS encoding 30S ribosomal protein bS22, whose protein sequence is MGSVIKKRRKRMSKKKHRKMLRKTRHQRK, encoded by the coding sequence ATGGGTTCGGTCATCAAGAAGCGCCGCAAGCGTATGAGTAAGAAGAAGCATCGCAAAATGCTGCGTAAGACTCGTCACCAGCGCAAGTAG
- the pgm gene encoding phosphoglucomutase (alpha-D-glucose-1,6-bisphosphate-dependent): MVANNAGMPATPEDLINVDDVIGKYYDAVPDSAVAAQRVIFGTSGHRGSSLKTSFNEAHIVAISQAIAEHRKAAGITGPLYIGRDTHALSLPAWKTAVEVLVANGVRVRIDANDDFTPTPTISQAILTHNRAADGTQRFSGADLADGIVVTPSHNPPTDGGFKYDPPTGGPAPEETTNAIATRANELLDGYKSVKRIPFEQAVKSELVERFDYREHYVSDLANVIDFDLIRSSGVRLGIDPLGGASVHYWSLMNEKYGLNIGVINPDTDPTWRFMTIDHDGKIRIDPSSPYAMKGLVDRLNAGAWDKYDLVGGTDPDADRHGIVCPGTGVMNPNHYIAVCVEYLFSGNRPGWPEGAGIGKTLVSSSLIDRVAASIGAKLVEVPVGFKWFVDPLFSGEVAFGGEESSGMSFLRKDGHVWTTDKDGLIPDLLAAEITAKTGKNPSQLHQEQVDRFGESWYKRVDTPTTLEQKQKFSKLSGDDVTASTLAGEDITAKLTEAPGNHAKIGGLKVTTKDNWFAARPSGTENIYKVYAESFTSPEALDTVLEEATQVVDKALEG; the protein is encoded by the coding sequence ATGGTTGCTAACAATGCGGGAATGCCCGCCACCCCGGAAGATCTGATCAACGTCGATGACGTCATCGGGAAGTATTACGATGCCGTCCCCGACTCCGCGGTTGCCGCACAACGTGTGATTTTCGGCACGTCCGGTCACCGAGGTTCCAGCCTCAAGACTTCATTCAATGAGGCCCACATCGTAGCCATCTCTCAGGCGATCGCCGAGCACCGCAAGGCCGCAGGCATCACCGGACCTCTGTACATCGGCCGCGACACGCATGCGCTCAGCCTCCCCGCATGGAAGACGGCGGTCGAGGTTCTGGTCGCCAACGGCGTGCGAGTGCGCATCGACGCCAACGACGACTTCACCCCTACCCCGACGATTTCGCAGGCCATCCTGACGCACAACCGCGCCGCCGACGGCACACAGCGTTTCTCTGGTGCAGACCTCGCTGACGGCATCGTGGTGACACCTTCGCACAACCCTCCCACCGATGGCGGCTTCAAGTACGATCCGCCGACAGGCGGCCCTGCGCCAGAAGAGACCACCAATGCCATAGCCACCCGCGCGAACGAGTTGCTCGACGGCTACAAGTCGGTCAAACGTATCCCCTTCGAGCAGGCGGTCAAATCAGAGCTCGTGGAACGCTTCGATTATCGTGAACACTACGTCTCCGACCTCGCCAACGTCATCGACTTCGACCTGATTCGCTCCTCGGGCGTGCGTCTGGGCATCGACCCGCTCGGCGGTGCCAGCGTGCACTACTGGTCCCTGATGAACGAGAAGTATGGCCTGAACATCGGCGTCATCAATCCAGACACCGACCCGACATGGCGCTTCATGACCATCGACCATGACGGGAAGATTCGCATCGACCCAAGCTCGCCGTACGCGATGAAAGGTCTTGTGGACCGTCTGAACGCAGGGGCTTGGGACAAGTACGACCTCGTCGGCGGCACCGACCCCGACGCCGACCGTCACGGCATCGTATGCCCAGGCACAGGCGTGATGAATCCCAACCACTACATCGCCGTATGCGTGGAATACCTCTTCTCAGGCAACCGTCCGGGTTGGCCTGAGGGCGCAGGCATCGGCAAGACCCTGGTCTCCAGCTCGCTGATCGACCGAGTGGCCGCTTCCATCGGCGCCAAGCTCGTGGAGGTTCCTGTAGGCTTCAAGTGGTTCGTGGACCCGCTCTTCAGCGGAGAGGTCGCCTTCGGCGGCGAAGAGAGCTCCGGCATGAGCTTCCTGCGCAAGGACGGCCACGTGTGGACGACCGACAAGGATGGTCTGATTCCGGACCTCCTCGCCGCGGAGATAACCGCGAAGACCGGCAAGAATCCCTCCCAGCTCCACCAGGAACAGGTCGACCGCTTCGGAGAGAGCTGGTACAAGCGTGTCGACACACCAACCACGCTCGAGCAGAAGCAGAAGTTCTCCAAGCTCTCAGGCGACGATGTCACCGCTTCGACGCTTGCAGGCGAGGACATCACGGCGAAGCTCACCGAAGCTCCAGGCAATCACGCCAAAATCGGCGGGTTGAAGGTCACCACGAAGGACAACTGGTTTGCGGCACGGCCTTCGGGAACCGAGAACATCTATAAGGTGTACGCGGAATCCTTCACTTCACCTGAAGCGCTCGACACGGTGCTTGAGGAAGCCACCCAGGTCGTGGACAAGGCTCTTGAGGGCTGA
- a CDS encoding diacylglycerol/lipid kinase family protein, giving the protein MPTSAIVVLSVSLLVIIVLAGIVLLLRHQKRQQRSLHVSRRDQDHVKYAFIINPSKPRAGELKEHIIAYCKNKGIDDIQFIETTLEKDGSECAKEALAQGAGVVVAVGGDGTVRTVASALASTDHALGIIPIGTGNLFARNVGIPVDDIDAALGVATSHGSRQIDMGRVALLDSDEPDRKHGFLIIAGIGFDALMIDDTDPTLKKNISWLAYFVSGVKHLFAPKFKASLTLTDDKGHTHEVAELAFRTFMAGNCGEIPGFSLMPEASFDDGMLDFEIIDTSGGLIGWANLFGDVVHQTITGKAQQSPLSTNSTIEQMQGPKAELRLEKPSPAQVDGDVLGETRHIEITIEPRALCVRVPKKDMS; this is encoded by the coding sequence ATGCCAACTTCAGCGATTGTGGTCCTCAGCGTCAGCCTTCTCGTGATTATCGTCTTGGCCGGAATCGTGTTGCTGCTGCGTCACCAGAAACGTCAGCAGCGAAGCCTGCATGTGTCGCGACGCGATCAGGATCATGTGAAGTACGCCTTCATCATCAATCCTTCAAAACCACGTGCCGGCGAGCTCAAAGAGCACATCATCGCGTATTGCAAGAACAAAGGCATTGATGACATTCAGTTCATCGAAACCACACTGGAAAAAGACGGTTCGGAATGCGCCAAGGAAGCTTTGGCACAAGGAGCAGGCGTGGTCGTCGCCGTGGGAGGCGACGGCACGGTCCGCACCGTGGCGAGCGCTCTGGCTTCGACCGACCATGCTTTGGGCATCATTCCAATCGGCACCGGCAACCTTTTTGCCCGCAATGTGGGTATTCCCGTTGACGACATCGACGCCGCCCTGGGTGTGGCCACTTCCCACGGGTCCAGGCAAATCGACATGGGACGCGTGGCCCTGCTTGATTCGGATGAGCCTGACCGCAAACATGGTTTTCTGATTATCGCCGGAATCGGTTTCGACGCGCTGATGATAGACGATACCGATCCGACGCTGAAGAAGAACATCAGTTGGCTTGCGTACTTCGTCAGTGGCGTGAAGCACCTGTTCGCCCCGAAATTCAAGGCTTCGCTGACCTTGACCGACGATAAGGGACACACCCACGAGGTTGCTGAGTTGGCGTTCAGAACCTTCATGGCCGGCAATTGCGGCGAGATACCGGGCTTCTCTCTGATGCCCGAAGCCTCGTTCGACGACGGCATGCTCGATTTCGAGATTATCGACACTTCAGGCGGCCTTATCGGCTGGGCGAACCTGTTCGGAGACGTGGTTCATCAGACCATCACCGGCAAAGCGCAGCAGAGCCCCCTCTCCACAAATTCCACCATCGAACAGATGCAGGGCCCCAAGGCAGAATTGCGTCTGGAGAAACCCTCACCCGCACAGGTTGACGGTGATGTGCTGGGTGAAACCAGACATATCGAGATCACCATCGAGCCAAGAGCACTATGCGTACGCGTGCCGAAGAAGGACATGTCCTGA
- the serS gene encoding serine--tRNA ligase — translation MLDIQFIREHTDVVKESQRKRGESVELVDEVLNSDSARRDALKDFETTRAEQKAIGKKVAAASADEKAALIAQTKELAAKVGEYKSAADSASETFTTAMWKLSNIVEDAAPEGGEDDYVVVKKVGTPRDFASEGFEPKNHLDLGVGVAGIDMRRGVKVSGSRFYFLRGAIARMEIAMLTMAIDQAEGKGFITTITPTLVRPEVMAGTGFLNSHADEIYRLREPDEQYLVGTSEVALAGMHENEILDLGKGPLRYCGWSSCYRREAGAAGKDTVGIIRVHQFNKVEMFVYCRQEDSLEQHQQLLGMEQEMLAKVEVPYRIIDTAAGDLGSSAARKFDCEAWVPTQERYRELTSTSNCTEYQARRLNIRERLEEGGTRPVATLNGTLATTRWLVSIMENHQQEDGSIVVPEAMRPYMGGREVIEPTAWEA, via the coding sequence ATGCTTGATATCCAATTCATTCGTGAACATACCGACGTAGTCAAGGAATCGCAGCGGAAGCGCGGCGAATCCGTAGAGCTGGTCGACGAAGTGCTCAACTCCGACTCCGCTCGTCGCGACGCCCTCAAGGACTTTGAAACCACCCGTGCCGAGCAGAAGGCCATCGGCAAGAAGGTGGCGGCGGCATCTGCGGATGAGAAGGCCGCGCTGATTGCACAGACCAAGGAACTCGCGGCCAAGGTCGGGGAATACAAGTCCGCCGCCGATTCCGCCTCGGAAACCTTCACCACCGCGATGTGGAAGCTCAGCAATATCGTCGAGGACGCAGCGCCGGAAGGTGGCGAGGACGATTACGTGGTGGTCAAGAAGGTCGGCACGCCACGCGACTTCGCAAGTGAAGGATTCGAGCCGAAGAACCACTTGGACCTTGGCGTGGGTGTCGCGGGTATCGATATGCGACGTGGCGTGAAGGTCTCCGGTTCGCGATTCTACTTCCTGCGTGGAGCCATAGCCCGTATGGAGATCGCCATGCTCACCATGGCCATCGACCAGGCCGAAGGCAAAGGATTCATCACCACCATCACGCCGACGCTCGTTCGCCCCGAGGTTATGGCCGGTACCGGATTCCTCAACTCTCACGCCGACGAAATCTATCGTCTGCGTGAGCCTGACGAACAGTATCTGGTGGGAACGTCGGAAGTCGCGCTCGCGGGCATGCACGAGAACGAGATTCTCGACCTTGGCAAAGGCCCCCTGCGCTACTGCGGATGGTCGAGCTGCTACCGTCGTGAGGCCGGTGCTGCGGGTAAGGATACCGTGGGCATCATCCGCGTCCATCAGTTCAACAAGGTTGAGATGTTCGTATACTGCCGCCAGGAGGATTCGCTGGAACAACACCAGCAGTTGCTTGGCATGGAGCAGGAGATGCTGGCCAAGGTCGAGGTGCCATACCGTATCATCGACACCGCCGCCGGAGACCTCGGCTCGTCCGCCGCTCGTAAATTCGATTGCGAGGCCTGGGTCCCGACTCAGGAACGCTATCGTGAGCTCACCTCGACATCGAACTGCACCGAGTATCAGGCCCGCAGGCTCAACATCCGCGAGCGTCTGGAAGAGGGGGGCACTCGTCCGGTGGCGACGCTGAACGGCACGCTCGCCACGACCCGCTGGCTGGTGTCCATCATGGAGAACCATCAGCAGGAGGATGGCTCGATTGTGGTGCCGGAGGCGATGCGTCCGTACATGGGTGGTCGCGAGGTTATCGAACCGACCGCCTGGGAAGCCTGA